The sequence TTTTACACAATATTACACACTGACACAAAATGGtttgttaaatatatttttatttaaataaagatttgaagatgaaaaatataGTATGGCAATAACAAATACAGAATTGAGTTAATAATTTAAGACATTATTGTCAACTTCACTGACACATTCTTTTAAACAGGCAAGGAAAGATAGCCTAtttacagaaagaaagaaaaaacaagcaaGGGAGCAAACAGATATTTTGTGTGGGAAACTGAATGCTCTCGAAACAACTGTGGAATTATAGGTGCATTTGAGAAGTTGTTCCAACGCCCTTCTCTCGCGTGCTACCGATTGATGTCTTTAAAATTGGGATTTTTAATAGCAGACCACGTCACCTTGGCCGTGGCTTCTGTCTAATGCTACAAATGAAAGGTGAAGCACCCGCTCGCAGAATCATCCCTCCATCTCCATGCTAGACAGGAACCCTGCACGCTGTTGCTAAGCAACATGTTAAATTCCAGTGTTCTCTATTACCCGACAACTCCGGTCTTCTTGGTGCAGACCTACAAATCATCGAGTCCTCCATTAGCTTAGCTGTCAACAGACACTAACGCCAGAAGACTCAATTGAATACAGGAAGAGCGACAGATAGCGAAAACACTCAAAATAGCAAGGAGAAATATaaagacacattttttgttgcaaatgtGCTTAAGCGAACTCGAAAACGACACGTGGGAAAAGAATAAGATGGAAAAGTCTTTCTGCAAACAGGACCAGCCTATTTGAGTGATTATGCTCCCCCACCCCTGTTAATCAGCATCACCTCAGTCAGGACTTTTGTGTTAATGCTAACAAggcaaagggagaaaaaaaaatgttgcataacCAAGCTACAGGCCAAGTTTCTTAAAGGACCATGTGAAATTGGTGTCAACAGGAATGTTTCATGAATGTTGCTGGGATATGGATCGCAGGCGTCTTGAGATGATGCACTAAAATCAAAGCTTACAGTTAATGCCGCCTCGACACTGGAAGGCTCACGTGAGTGCTGAGTCACATCTCATCCCTTGAGTTCATCCTCCCAATGCCTTTGCAAACCAACGCTCTTCCTGCTTAAACGCTACCCTTGCTACTTTCTCCACTGCCAGCCTTAATCCAAATGAAAAAACAGCAAAGGGACAGCAAGCGAAACAGTCCTTCAAGGACTTCTGGGATCAATGTTCGACATGGGGCCAATCACAGGAGTAAGCATGAACAATGCAAAATGGCAACATTGAGATCATTTCCAGAGGCAAAGCAACAGTAAGACATTTAACCTTTGCCTGTGACATATTGGACAGTATTAGGTACAACTGCACAACCTGAGCtccaatacaagagctgtatTGACCTTTCTAAGGAAATGTTGATTGTCATTGTCTGACTAAATTATTCGTTTTTTCGATATAACATGTCTAGAACTAAACTACAGTGTatctttattatttctttaaggggaagtcaaccctcccaaaaaattcttgacaataatatgttatatgtagggatgttcgataccactttttttcagaccgataccgataccaactgccgataccagtagtacattttgacaaaaaaaaaaaaaaaatcactaaaagatattttcaaacaaatatatttcctttaattttgaccaaaaaaaacagcacagtcaatcttcaatagtcttaacgctcaaaataaaacacaaaaatgctcttttagtttaagattcacaattttgaagtatttccaaaccggtgaagttttggtgaaaaactgctgcaagctagcgccagttacaggcaaggaggactcacttaacgtcttccccctctgccatcggtcgcttgtactcgtctgcatcacgagtacttgaaaaaaggctggtatcggcccgataccgatacctggtatcggtactcgcccatccctagttatatgtgacctcactagtctaaacatgacattctgattaatgttacatttgtggactatgagtgaagcagcaaaatcgagCTGTTTTATCAaccacggggcggccattttgccacttgctgtcgactaaagatggcatcacagttgctcagggctcaggcaacaaccaatcacaactcagcttcagaaaataggtgggctgtgattggtcgttgcctgagcaactgtgatgtcttcTTCAGTGAGATGGACACAAATGACTGGATTTTGCtccataactcttattccacaaatgtaacattaatcagaatgtcatgtttagactcgtaaggtcacatataacataatattgtcaataaatgtttaaggctgacttccactttaattatACTTGTTATAATCCCTCTGGGGGAAATTCATCTGAGACTCTGCcgcatatttttgtgttgcacACCACACACATGCAAGCATGCAAGGCGAGAACGAAGGTAACCAATGTGAATCAACGCCTCTCATTTTTGCTACATACTCActagattgtgcaggtgtaccaaaTAAAGTGTCTGATGAATTGATATCGATACCTTCCAGACAGATGGATGGCGATGGCACTGCTATTAGAATTTCAAATGGGTGATAATTAAGGTAATGTGTTTAAATGCAGCATTCGCCCTATCCACTTAGAGCTTGGATGACCTCCCTTACTGCAACCTTGCAAGGAGTCGGGCTAGTTGATCTGTCTCAGCAGCAAATGATCAGTATATATAGGGACAAGTGAGGCTGGATTTGGGGTGAAGAGAGTCTAATCTATTAGAAACCCACATCACTGGGCTGAACCGTCAGCAGTACACTTGTCCTCGTGTGCATCCACCGTGTGTTCACATGATGGTGCAGCTCTTTGACTTCTCCTTGTTGAAAGTGGAGGAGATGATCTCTGTCTTACTGGGCAGGTGTAGGAGTCTCTTGGAGAGGCGGCGAACTGGACTGGGCTTGTCGGCCGGCTGCAGTTTGTTCATGCAGGCCAAGGCCGCCGCACGGAAGACACTGTGGATGCTCTTCTCTGACGTGAAGGCTGAGCACTCCAGGTAGGCCTCAGCTCCAAGCTGCTTGGCCCAGGAACAGCCCTGCCCGGAAGCATAAATGACATCGATTGGTGAGGTATAACATGATcggtgagttaaaaaaaaaaaaaaaaagataaccgaGCACCGATTTGATCAGAAGATGGAGCAATATATCTATTTAAGCAacttttatatttactctacAGTCAACTGCCGCTATTCGCTGgagatatatacatatatcacATATAATTGACGCCAAATGAAATGGATGGGTAGAAAATATTAAACTCCAAAAATACTGATAAACATTGAATATAACatgtaatgtcttattttcaacCAATGacattaaaggggctgtctgccggtttcactcaggaaaatgcactttttaaatacaggatttaaacaaacaaattacttctcaatttataaatCTGGGCTTTTCATaccgtgtgggggtgattttgtcctaaacccccacacacccccagcctgtattttgccattttgtgtttgttttgtaaacagcgggacgtttctgtggaaagagtgTTTACACCTCTCCGGCCAATCGCAGTGCGGGggtgtggcgtgtcgcaaacggggccgggcgaacgtgtcggctgcgtgacgtcactcccgcggcaatttgaaagcacgcactgattattgttattttttcactcacagaagcttacgtgtgtgaatgagtgagtgaagaaaaaaaaaaattatccttgcgtgctttcaaattgccgcgggagtgacgtcacgcagccgacacgttcgcgacacgccaccccccgctctgcgattggctggaggggtgtaaacactgtctttcaacagaaacgtcccgctgtttacaaaataaacacaaaatggcaaaatacaggctggggggtttaggacgaaatcaccaccaaagattaacataaacacagatgtgtagactgagagaaagttaaagtgtgtccATccggtatttaaaaagtgcattttcctgagtgaatccggcagactgcgcctttaactaAGACATGACAGATTGTTCCAGatcaatctttaaaaaaaaaaaaaaaaaagaataaaaaaaaaaaaagaaaaaaaaaaagaagaagtctaGTTGATCTCCACCAACACACAATGGAAGTTAAAGACACAAAAAGAGGAATTAGAACACACCTGCTCATGGGAGATTGGCGTCTGTTTCTGATTGGACAGCTCCATGCGTGTGCACACATCGGTGCGCAAGTCTGTCTTGCAACCTATTAGCAGGATCCGTGTGCAGGGGCAAAAGTCCTGAATCTCTGCTTTCCACTGAAAAAACAGTTCATTTTTATTAGATGGGCGACGTAGGGTGAAGATTTGGCACATTTCAAATACAACTTTCATAGTCACGGTGGAGCAAGTGGTTACCTTCTTCAGCGCACTATCAActgtgtctggtctgctgatgTCAAAGCATAAGAGCACTGCATCTGAGTCACTGTAGCAGAGGGGCCTAACGTTGTTGTAGTATGGGGAACCTTGAATGGAAGAGTGGAATGCAAATTTCACATGGGTGTCATCATATCACATCTACTGTTTGTATTACAGTGTGCAAGCAATGCAAGACACAAATCGTGGCCTCCACTTTGACgctaagcataaaaaaaaaataaaaaaaaaattaaatgtccaCTGCCTGACCTCAAATAGATTCAGAGGCCTCCTAAATGAGGTCATGAAATGTTATAAACAGCTCTTCAGTTGATGTGTTAAAATTCTAGGTAACAAGgacaaaaattaacatttttgatcatgctgtattttttttctacatagcgATCATAACTTAACAACCACTTAGAGTTGAatcagatagatagacagaaaaATAACTACCTAGACGCTATTTTTAGCCTCAGGAATGCTCCTGTGCTAAAAGCAGTCTGACAGGATGTCCGCCCTCTATTGTCTTGTGCTCTGCCCCTCACACAAAACTGAGATTTAATTTCCAACACTTTTCCGGAGGGGTGTAAAAATATGCCACAATATTTCCTTCTAAATATGAGGACAGAGAAGTATATCAGAAATGGATACTTTGTATGCAAGTTTCTAGCAAAAAGAAAACCGTAACACAACTTATACAACTGTCAGTATCTCCAGCTTCACGTAACACCCGAGGAATGATGTAAGGCCTGAGAAAGAGGAGGCAGAGAAATCGAAGAGAAGAACAATGTCTTACACCCACTATGACCCAGCTACACACATTAAAGGCCCCCTGCCTGCCTGCACAAACCAAACATAAACATGAGCTAATTCAATAAATGTGCCCTCTCTACTGCCAAGACAAAATGAATGAGTGGCTGTCCACGTATATGGagttgattgaattcttattttatttttcttattattattaattcaatctctggtgtaataaccttatttattgaattcttatttttcattttattattattattaattcaatctctggtgtaataaccttatttattgattgaattattttttattttattatctgttctcattgctgctggacatgtacatttcccagagggagccatcccaaagggatcaataaagtcaagtctaagtctaggtCTAAGTCttatattagggccacgtacaaatatgttgttgtttttttagagggGGGATATACCGAGgagaaactcacaaatttatggaggggaaaaaaaattttaatgtcGCAAAtatacgagaaaaaaaaaataaaaaatcacaaatttacgagaataACTCGcacatttgtgacattataaagtggcaaaatggtgacAAAAAACTACgcaaatttatgagaaatatACTTGCagtttgcgagaaaaaaattccaaaaatataaatataaatcggATGGATGTTTGTGCCAATATTTTTCGGCcgggttttcaaataaggagatagtAATTGCTTAAGCAGAGTTTAACCATATCATATTAAGCATTTGCACTTTGAAGCGTTGGGTACAAGTTGCTAAATTGATGTGTTGAATCTGCTGTTCTCAGTCATCCACTTGCATTGACCTAAAGTCTGCTAGCGTCTGATTGGCTCgtgttagtcagctgatagtggatcaggaagtgttgtcgctGCAGCTTGCCAtgtgtaaccccgggttttcaccggatgcggttgcggtgcggttgcggtgcggtccggcgacgcaagcaattagattccattcattcgaatggtgcagtttacatcgcttgcgggtgcgttgcgtgtcgactggaaggatagacctattttctatttttgccggacgccgcagcggtaggcctccggcaaa is a genomic window of Festucalex cinctus isolate MCC-2025b chromosome 2, RoL_Fcin_1.0, whole genome shotgun sequence containing:
- the LOC144013592 gene encoding rho-related GTP-binding protein Rho6-like, with the translated sequence MKERRLPQPFVARCKLVLVGDVQCGKTAMLQVLAKDCYPETYVPTVFENYTASMELDGQRVELSLWDTSGSPYYNNVRPLCYSDSDAVLLCFDISRPDTVDSALKKWKAEIQDFCPCTRILLIGCKTDLRTDVCTRMELSNQKQTPISHEQGCSWAKQLGAEAYLECSAFTSEKSIHSVFRAAALACMNKLQPADKPSPVRRLSKRLLHLPSKTEIISSTFNKEKSKSCTIM